A segment of the Xenorhabdus bovienii SS-2004 genome:
CCCCAGTGTAAGCTATTTTCAATAGCCCAATGTTTCCGAATGCCTGCTAACTGAAAGGCAGGAGAATCCTGACAACAACTTAAATAATAACGAAAATAAGAAGTGACCAGAAGAGCCTGAATATCTGGCCAGGAGCCTAAGTGTTTTGTTTCTGGTGTCAGCGGTAGAACCCATCCGCGTCGTCTGACGGTACGCCCATGGCTATCTTCAAATTCAGGTTGTGTATTTAATATGTTGAACTTGGCAACTACAGGGAACCTCCAAAAACTTTTCACAGCCACAAAATTGAGTAAAATGTAGACACAGCACATCTCTGCAAGGTAGCGCCGTCATGATACCGCCTCGTTCTGCTTTAAAAAAAGACAAGCTGGCATCCGAATATCACCGTCGAAAAATCGATGAATTAGGTGATCCGCTGCTTGTTCTTGATAAATATGTTGATTTCTCGGCACTGGCTGACACACGTAGACCGTGTCGCGCCACGGATTATTTCTCCCAAAGGCGGACGCCCGCCATTCCCGACTGAGGTGATGGTTCGCATCATTATCCTGAAACATTTCCATAATCTTTCTGATGAAAAGATGGAATATCAACTGCTTGACCGAATGAGCTGGCAACGTTTTTGTCGCTTGACCGATGTCATTAATATTCCAGACCGTAACACGATTTGGTATTTCGAAAAACGGATGGGCAGGAAGGGGCCAGGGCATTGTTTGAAGAAGCGAAGCATCAGCTTTCGGCACAGGGATTCATTCCTCGAGGTGGCCAACT
Coding sequences within it:
- a CDS encoding ISAs1 family transposase, with translation MKSFWRFPVVAKFNILNTQPEFEDSHGRTVRRRGWVLPLTPETKHLGSWPDIQALLVTSYFRYYLSCCQDSPAFQLAGIRKHWAIENSLHWGLDVTFREDDSRMREQIATRIFAQLRKMALNIVKRDTNSKLSLSARRKSAG